One genomic segment of Octopus sinensis linkage group LG22, ASM634580v1, whole genome shotgun sequence includes these proteins:
- the LOC115223314 gene encoding nuclear hormone receptor HR96 isoform X3 encodes MSTEDYEEVQFSSLSGTSFIMLQSKKENIDDNSNSSSSNTNNNNNNSNSSNSNNNNNNNSNSIKKKKLKDEKRCRVCGDVALGYNFDAVTCESCKAFFRRNARGSKPTRCLFQGNCAIDVRTRRFCPHCRLQKCFSVGMKKDMILDETERKARMAKVLENRQKRQSTGKSREEVTSSDQEACSDWSDLMSNTPMSNFSDNSPTPTTASNEPVPIKVDLASLPKERELYRKLTENETVFIKELTMLYESTLASQVDSYHSEKSNYSSINQLVNNSEIAVRRLIKFVKRLDDFMRLSQEDQIATLKACVLSTILLRSVAFYSYEKDAWITTKGEVPTKILKEVTGYFNLHDSHTRYCRSLKYVVQDNHEVMTLLQLIIIFNPEGPNLSSRTLISDIQDHYITLLKHYLESEFSFSYAKEILPFLLQKLADLKDLSEEHSKILLQVNPTQIEPLMLEVLNLK; translated from the exons ATGAGCACGGAGGATTACGAAGAGGTGCAGTTCTCCAGTCTGTCCGGCACCTCGTTTATAATGTTGCAGAGCAAGAAGGAGAACAtcgacgacaacagcaacagcagcagcagcaacactaacaacaacaacaacaacagcaacagcagtaacagcaacaacaacaacaacaacaacagcaacagcataaagaagaagaaattgaaagATGAGAAGCGTTGTCGAGTTTGCGGAGATGTTGCCCTTGGTTACAACTTTGATGCAGTCACCTGTGAATCGTGCAAGGCATTCTTTCGACGAAATGCAAGAGGGAGCAAG CCGACTCGGTGTTTGTTCCAAGGTAATTGTGCGATCGATGTAAGAACTCGCAGATTCTGCCCACATTGTCGTCTACAGAAATGTTTCTCTGTTGGTATGAAAAAGGACATGATTTTAG atgAAACAGAGCGGAAAGCTAGAATGGCCAAAGTTTTGGAAAATCGACAGAAACGCCAGTCAACTGGCAAAAGTAGAGAAGAAGTGACGTCATCTGATCAGGAAGCTTGTTCTGATTGGTCAGATTTAATGAGCAATACACCAATGAGTAACTTCAGTGACAACTCTCCAACCCCTACTACAGCTTCTAATGAACCAGTCCCCATCAAAGTGGATTTGGCTTCTCTACCAAAAGAGAGAGAACTGTACCGTAAACTGACCGAGAATGAAACAGTTTTCATCAAGGAGTTAACAATGCTGTACGAATCAACCTTAGCATCTCAAGTAGATTCTTATCACAGTGAGAAGAGCAACTATTCAAGCATCAACCAACTGGTGAACAATTCGGAAATTGCTGTAAGGCGTTTGATTAAATTTGTCAAGCGTCTCGATGACTTTATGCGTTTGAGTCAAGAGGATCAAATAGCTACACTGAAGGCTTGTGTTCTCAGTACAATTCTCTTGCGGTCGGTGGCATTCTACTCATATGAAAAAGATGCATGGATCACGACCAAAGGTGAGGTACCGACAAAGATTCTAAAAGAGGTGACCGGCTACTTCAATCTTCATGACTCTCACACTCGTTATTGTCGCAGCTTAAAGTATGTTGTACAAGACAACCATGAAGTGATGACGCTGCTACAGCTAATCATAATCTTCAATCCTGAGGGACCGAACCTCAGCAGTCGGACTTTGATCTCTGATATTCAGGACCATTACATCACGTTATTAAAACATTACCTGGAGTCAGAGTTTTCTTTCAGCTATGCCAAAGAGATATTACCATTCCTTCTACAGAAACTCGCTGACTTGAAAGATCTCAGTGAAGAACACTCAAAAATTCTTTTACAAGTTAATCCGACACAGATTGAGCCATTAATGCTTGAGGTGTTAAATCTGAAATGA
- the LOC115223314 gene encoding nuclear hormone receptor HR96 isoform X1 — protein MSCWNKYHKELAVQASPEISIKECLMSTEDYEEVQFSSLSGTSFIMLQSKKENIDDNSNSSSSNTNNNNNNSNSSNSNNNNNNNSNSIKKKKLKDEKRCRVCGDVALGYNFDAVTCESCKAFFRRNARGSKPTRCLFQGNCAIDVRTRRFCPHCRLQKCFSVGMKKDMILDETERKARMAKVLENRQKRQSTGKSREEVTSSDQEACSDWSDLMSNTPMSNFSDNSPTPTTASNEPVPIKVDLASLPKERELYRKLTENETVFIKELTMLYESTLASQVDSYHSEKSNYSSINQLVNNSEIAVRRLIKFVKRLDDFMRLSQEDQIATLKACVLSTILLRSVAFYSYEKDAWITTKGEVPTKILKEVTGYFNLHDSHTRYCRSLKYVVQDNHEVMTLLQLIIIFNPEGPNLSSRTLISDIQDHYITLLKHYLESEFSFSYAKEILPFLLQKLADLKDLSEEHSKILLQVNPTQIEPLMLEVLNLK, from the exons atgagctgctggaacaaatatcacaag GAGTTAGCCGTACAAGCTTCACCCGAGATCAGTATTAAGGAATGTTTGATGAGCACGGAGGATTACGAAGAGGTGCAGTTCTCCAGTCTGTCCGGCACCTCGTTTATAATGTTGCAGAGCAAGAAGGAGAACAtcgacgacaacagcaacagcagcagcagcaacactaacaacaacaacaacaacagcaacagcagtaacagcaacaacaacaacaacaacaacagcaacagcataaagaagaagaaattgaaagATGAGAAGCGTTGTCGAGTTTGCGGAGATGTTGCCCTTGGTTACAACTTTGATGCAGTCACCTGTGAATCGTGCAAGGCATTCTTTCGACGAAATGCAAGAGGGAGCAAG CCGACTCGGTGTTTGTTCCAAGGTAATTGTGCGATCGATGTAAGAACTCGCAGATTCTGCCCACATTGTCGTCTACAGAAATGTTTCTCTGTTGGTATGAAAAAGGACATGATTTTAG atgAAACAGAGCGGAAAGCTAGAATGGCCAAAGTTTTGGAAAATCGACAGAAACGCCAGTCAACTGGCAAAAGTAGAGAAGAAGTGACGTCATCTGATCAGGAAGCTTGTTCTGATTGGTCAGATTTAATGAGCAATACACCAATGAGTAACTTCAGTGACAACTCTCCAACCCCTACTACAGCTTCTAATGAACCAGTCCCCATCAAAGTGGATTTGGCTTCTCTACCAAAAGAGAGAGAACTGTACCGTAAACTGACCGAGAATGAAACAGTTTTCATCAAGGAGTTAACAATGCTGTACGAATCAACCTTAGCATCTCAAGTAGATTCTTATCACAGTGAGAAGAGCAACTATTCAAGCATCAACCAACTGGTGAACAATTCGGAAATTGCTGTAAGGCGTTTGATTAAATTTGTCAAGCGTCTCGATGACTTTATGCGTTTGAGTCAAGAGGATCAAATAGCTACACTGAAGGCTTGTGTTCTCAGTACAATTCTCTTGCGGTCGGTGGCATTCTACTCATATGAAAAAGATGCATGGATCACGACCAAAGGTGAGGTACCGACAAAGATTCTAAAAGAGGTGACCGGCTACTTCAATCTTCATGACTCTCACACTCGTTATTGTCGCAGCTTAAAGTATGTTGTACAAGACAACCATGAAGTGATGACGCTGCTACAGCTAATCATAATCTTCAATCCTGAGGGACCGAACCTCAGCAGTCGGACTTTGATCTCTGATATTCAGGACCATTACATCACGTTATTAAAACATTACCTGGAGTCAGAGTTTTCTTTCAGCTATGCCAAAGAGATATTACCATTCCTTCTACAGAAACTCGCTGACTTGAAAGATCTCAGTGAAGAACACTCAAAAATTCTTTTACAAGTTAATCCGACACAGATTGAGCCATTAATGCTTGAGGTGTTAAATCTGAAATGA
- the LOC115223314 gene encoding nuclear hormone receptor HR96 isoform X2: MAGKEELAVQASPEISIKECLMSTEDYEEVQFSSLSGTSFIMLQSKKENIDDNSNSSSSNTNNNNNNSNSSNSNNNNNNNSNSIKKKKLKDEKRCRVCGDVALGYNFDAVTCESCKAFFRRNARGSKPTRCLFQGNCAIDVRTRRFCPHCRLQKCFSVGMKKDMILDETERKARMAKVLENRQKRQSTGKSREEVTSSDQEACSDWSDLMSNTPMSNFSDNSPTPTTASNEPVPIKVDLASLPKERELYRKLTENETVFIKELTMLYESTLASQVDSYHSEKSNYSSINQLVNNSEIAVRRLIKFVKRLDDFMRLSQEDQIATLKACVLSTILLRSVAFYSYEKDAWITTKGEVPTKILKEVTGYFNLHDSHTRYCRSLKYVVQDNHEVMTLLQLIIIFNPEGPNLSSRTLISDIQDHYITLLKHYLESEFSFSYAKEILPFLLQKLADLKDLSEEHSKILLQVNPTQIEPLMLEVLNLK; this comes from the exons GAGTTAGCCGTACAAGCTTCACCCGAGATCAGTATTAAGGAATGTTTGATGAGCACGGAGGATTACGAAGAGGTGCAGTTCTCCAGTCTGTCCGGCACCTCGTTTATAATGTTGCAGAGCAAGAAGGAGAACAtcgacgacaacagcaacagcagcagcagcaacactaacaacaacaacaacaacagcaacagcagtaacagcaacaacaacaacaacaacaacagcaacagcataaagaagaagaaattgaaagATGAGAAGCGTTGTCGAGTTTGCGGAGATGTTGCCCTTGGTTACAACTTTGATGCAGTCACCTGTGAATCGTGCAAGGCATTCTTTCGACGAAATGCAAGAGGGAGCAAG CCGACTCGGTGTTTGTTCCAAGGTAATTGTGCGATCGATGTAAGAACTCGCAGATTCTGCCCACATTGTCGTCTACAGAAATGTTTCTCTGTTGGTATGAAAAAGGACATGATTTTAG atgAAACAGAGCGGAAAGCTAGAATGGCCAAAGTTTTGGAAAATCGACAGAAACGCCAGTCAACTGGCAAAAGTAGAGAAGAAGTGACGTCATCTGATCAGGAAGCTTGTTCTGATTGGTCAGATTTAATGAGCAATACACCAATGAGTAACTTCAGTGACAACTCTCCAACCCCTACTACAGCTTCTAATGAACCAGTCCCCATCAAAGTGGATTTGGCTTCTCTACCAAAAGAGAGAGAACTGTACCGTAAACTGACCGAGAATGAAACAGTTTTCATCAAGGAGTTAACAATGCTGTACGAATCAACCTTAGCATCTCAAGTAGATTCTTATCACAGTGAGAAGAGCAACTATTCAAGCATCAACCAACTGGTGAACAATTCGGAAATTGCTGTAAGGCGTTTGATTAAATTTGTCAAGCGTCTCGATGACTTTATGCGTTTGAGTCAAGAGGATCAAATAGCTACACTGAAGGCTTGTGTTCTCAGTACAATTCTCTTGCGGTCGGTGGCATTCTACTCATATGAAAAAGATGCATGGATCACGACCAAAGGTGAGGTACCGACAAAGATTCTAAAAGAGGTGACCGGCTACTTCAATCTTCATGACTCTCACACTCGTTATTGTCGCAGCTTAAAGTATGTTGTACAAGACAACCATGAAGTGATGACGCTGCTACAGCTAATCATAATCTTCAATCCTGAGGGACCGAACCTCAGCAGTCGGACTTTGATCTCTGATATTCAGGACCATTACATCACGTTATTAAAACATTACCTGGAGTCAGAGTTTTCTTTCAGCTATGCCAAAGAGATATTACCATTCCTTCTACAGAAACTCGCTGACTTGAAAGATCTCAGTGAAGAACACTCAAAAATTCTTTTACAAGTTAATCCGACACAGATTGAGCCATTAATGCTTGAGGTGTTAAATCTGAAATGA